One genomic region from Armatimonadota bacterium encodes:
- a CDS encoding sugar ABC transporter permease codes for MKRFKRTSRIEKVNMRNGLLFTLPALLGLVGFTLYPMAASLYYSFCRYTGLKPPVWIGMGNYEFMLHDRLLREALWNTVYYTVFAVPLGIITAFALAVLLNAKVRGLAFFRTIFYLPSIVPVVASSVLWLWILNPENGLVNAIIEGFGKILAAVGLPQINGPGWLADPRWSKPALILMSVWGVGAWVVIYLAGLQDVPHELYEAASLDGATGWQKTRHVTIPFMSPYIFFTAVMGVIGSLQYFTQAWVMTRGTGGPVNSTMMFSMYLFQNAFQFFKMGYACAMAWLLFMLIMAATLLIFKTSARYVYYGGR; via the coding sequence ATGAAAAGGTTCAAAAGAACAAGCCGAATTGAAAAGGTAAATATGCGGAATGGGCTACTCTTTACTCTTCCCGCATTGCTGGGGCTTGTTGGGTTCACACTATATCCTATGGCCGCATCCCTATATTATTCCTTCTGCCGATATACAGGACTCAAGCCGCCTGTGTGGATAGGGATGGGAAATTACGAATTCATGCTTCATGACCGCCTCTTGCGCGAGGCACTCTGGAACACTGTTTATTATACAGTGTTTGCTGTCCCACTTGGGATTATCACCGCTTTTGCACTAGCTGTTCTCTTGAATGCGAAAGTGCGGGGGCTTGCGTTCTTCCGCACTATTTTCTACCTCCCGTCGATAGTTCCTGTGGTTGCAAGCTCGGTACTCTGGCTATGGATTCTAAATCCCGAGAACGGCCTAGTAAACGCAATAATAGAAGGGTTCGGCAAGATTCTCGCAGCAGTTGGCCTCCCACAAATTAATGGTCCAGGATGGCTTGCCGACCCGCGCTGGTCAAAACCCGCTCTGATTCTAATGAGCGTCTGGGGTGTGGGCGCATGGGTTGTAATCTATCTTGCGGGACTTCAAGACGTGCCTCATGAGCTTTATGAGGCGGCAAGTCTCGATGGAGCAACCGGCTGGCAGAAAACGCGTCACGTAACAATACCTTTTATGAGTCCATACATTTTCTTTACTGCTGTTATGGGTGTCATAGGTAGTCTGCAATATTTCACTCAGGCATGGGTTATGACTCGCGGAACGGGCGGTCCTGTAAACTCGACGATGATGTTTTCTATGTACTTGTTCCAAAATGCATTCCAGTTTTTCAAAATGGGGTACGCTTGTGCAATGGCTTGGCTGCTTTTTATGCTTATTATGGCAGCTACCCTGCTAATTTTTAAGACATCGGCACGATATGTTTACTATGGAGGACGCTAG
- a CDS encoding carbohydrate ABC transporter permease produces the protein MARESKVLRIATYCALIIFSVAFFLPFYWLITTSLKTENQIFRIPPVWIPHPLKWSNYTEGLTFVPFFTYLRNTLIISVSNVIGALLSCSLVAYGLAIIPWRGRDFVFFLLLSTMMLPYQVVMVPLFTIFTKLGWIDTFLPLIVPSFLGNAFLIFLLRQFFMSIPKDLTDAARIDGCSELQIYRGVIVPLSKPALATVALFSFMGAWNDYLGPLIYLFDQSKYTLSLGLAMFSSQYGSYWGMLMAVSTVVTIPIVILFFFTQRTFIQGITMTGIKG, from the coding sequence ATGGCGAGGGAAAGCAAAGTATTACGAATTGCAACCTATTGCGCGCTGATTATCTTCAGCGTGGCTTTCTTTCTGCCATTTTACTGGTTGATAACAACATCTCTTAAGACTGAAAACCAAATTTTCCGAATACCGCCGGTGTGGATTCCGCATCCACTTAAGTGGTCGAACTATACCGAGGGTTTAACTTTTGTCCCGTTTTTTACCTATTTGAGGAATACGCTAATTATTTCGGTATCCAACGTTATTGGCGCATTGCTTTCTTGTTCACTTGTAGCATATGGGCTTGCAATAATACCTTGGCGAGGAAGAGATTTCGTTTTTTTCCTTCTCCTCAGCACTATGATGCTTCCTTATCAGGTAGTGATGGTTCCATTGTTTACTATTTTTACCAAGCTTGGCTGGATAGATACATTTCTCCCACTGATAGTGCCGTCGTTTCTTGGCAACGCATTTCTAATTTTCCTCCTCCGGCAGTTCTTTATGTCTATTCCTAAAGACTTGACTGATGCGGCACGAATCGATGGCTGTTCGGAACTTCAGATATACCGAGGAGTGATAGTGCCCCTTTCGAAACCGGCGCTGGCGACAGTAGCACTGTTTAGCTTTATGGGTGCGTGGAATGACTATCTCGGACCTCTAATCTACCTCTTTGATCAGTCGAAATATACACTTTCACTTGGATTGGCGATGTTTTCAAGCCAGTACGGTTCCTATTGGGGGATGCTCATGGCTGTGTCAACAGTCGTAACTATTCCCATTGTCATACTTTTCTTCTTCACACAGCGAACCTTCATTCAAGGAATAACAATGACGGGCATAAAGGGCTGA
- a CDS encoding ABC transporter ATP-binding protein, which yields MEIIRIENLTKTFRLYHDRFGTLKSLVLSFRRPKYEIIYALKGISFSVQSGETLAVIGENGSGKSTLLGIIGSVYKPTSGLVEVKGRVSALLELGAGFHPDLTGIENIYLNASILGLPRKEVRRRMDEIVKFAELERFIDAPLRTYSSGMVMRLGFSIAVQVDPDILLVDEVLAVGDEAFQQRCYEKVCEFQNKGKTIIFVSHDMKAVREVASRAIWLDAGEIRLDDGVEKVIDSYLAHCKMPRPVVEK from the coding sequence ATGGAAATCATACGTATTGAAAACCTTACAAAAACATTTCGTCTATACCATGATAGATTTGGCACTCTTAAATCGCTAGTGCTCTCGTTCCGCAGACCAAAATATGAGATCATTTATGCCCTCAAGGGGATTAGCTTTTCAGTTCAATCTGGTGAGACGCTTGCTGTAATTGGAGAAAATGGTTCGGGCAAGAGCACTCTTCTAGGGATTATAGGGTCTGTTTACAAGCCTACATCCGGCTTAGTTGAAGTAAAAGGACGAGTTTCTGCACTGCTTGAGCTTGGGGCAGGTTTCCATCCTGACTTGACCGGGATTGAGAATATATATCTAAATGCATCTATCTTGGGTCTCCCACGCAAGGAGGTCCGTCGTCGGATGGACGAGATAGTCAAGTTTGCTGAACTGGAGCGGTTCATCGATGCACCACTTCGCACGTATTCTTCCGGTATGGTAATGCGCCTGGGGTTCTCAATAGCAGTGCAAGTGGACCCAGACATACTACTCGTTGATGAGGTCCTGGCGGTTGGTGATGAAGCATTCCAGCAAAGATGCTACGAAAAAGTATGCGAGTTTCAAAACAAAGGCAAGACAATTATTTTTGTATCTCACGATATGAAAGCAGTGCGCGAAGTGGCGAGCCGCGCAATTTGGCTTGATGCTGGGGAGATTCGCTTGGATGATGGCGTGGAAAAAGTCATTGATTCCTATCTTGCGCATTGCAAGATGCCTCGCCCGGTGGTCGAAAAATGA
- a CDS encoding glycosyltransferase family 4 protein produces the protein MKIGIDARLIQGGFSGDRTYWRGLIGGISRINEGHQDEYLLYTFSKLPPPNPSETSGFAVRQLSALTGRDWCLWSFPRMLGKDRVQVAHVQYSMPPYAPCPIITSVHDVSFRRCPQFFSFKDRFLLDLGMRIGARRAARILVLSNFTKSEMIELYCVPPEKIEVVYPGVEEQFQPLDKAYSKKIIQEKYSISQSFIVTVGVIPARKNIHSLIRAFGILKGILPIKHKLVILGNHRGQDRQLLRLADSIGISEDLMLTGVVSNEDLPHFYNAADLSVYPSVYEGFGLPALEAMACGVPVITSNLSALPEVIGDAGLAVDPTPEALADAMAEVLSNMSLRSELSARGLKRAKTFNWDATARRVVKIYREVASIN, from the coding sequence ATGAAAATAGGGATTGATGCTCGCCTCATCCAGGGTGGATTCTCCGGCGACCGGACGTATTGGCGCGGTTTAATTGGAGGCATTTCCAGAATTAATGAGGGCCATCAGGATGAATATCTCCTTTATACATTTTCGAAGCTTCCGCCACCCAATCCATCAGAAACTAGTGGTTTCGCAGTTCGTCAGCTAAGCGCATTGACTGGCCGGGACTGGTGCTTGTGGTCATTCCCGCGTATGCTAGGAAAAGATAGGGTACAAGTTGCACATGTTCAATACTCAATGCCCCCATATGCCCCATGTCCAATAATTACTTCTGTTCATGATGTATCATTCCGACGGTGTCCACAATTCTTTTCATTCAAAGACCGGTTTCTCCTTGACCTAGGCATGAGAATTGGAGCGCGTCGAGCGGCAAGGATACTTGTGCTTTCAAATTTCACAAAGAGCGAGATGATAGAATTGTATTGCGTGCCGCCGGAGAAAATTGAGGTTGTCTATCCAGGGGTAGAAGAACAATTCCAGCCACTCGATAAAGCTTATTCAAAGAAAATTATTCAAGAAAAGTATTCTATAAGCCAGTCGTTTATTGTTACCGTTGGGGTGATTCCTGCAAGGAAGAATATCCATTCCCTTATTCGTGCTTTTGGGATTCTAAAAGGAATCTTGCCAATAAAGCACAAACTTGTCATATTGGGAAATCACCGTGGACAGGACCGCCAGCTATTAAGGCTGGCTGATTCCATTGGAATCTCGGAAGACTTGATGCTGACCGGAGTCGTGTCCAATGAGGATTTGCCACATTTCTACAATGCGGCCGACCTCAGCGTCTATCCTTCGGTATACGAAGGATTTGGTCTCCCCGCGTTGGAGGCAATGGCGTGCGGGGTGCCTGTTATTACAAGCAATCTCTCAGCTCTGCCGGAAGTCATTGGCGACGCAGGATTAGCCGTTGACCCAACACCGGAAGCACTAGCGGACGCAATGGCGGAGGTGCTATCAAACATGTCACTAAGGTCCGAATTATCTGCTCGGGGGTTAAAGCGCGCAAAGACATTCAATTGGGATGCAACTGCACGACGTGTAGTTAAGATATATCGGGAAGTAGCAAGTATTAATTAG